The following proteins are encoded in a genomic region of Aptenodytes patagonicus chromosome 13, bAptPat1.pri.cur, whole genome shotgun sequence:
- the FAHD1 gene encoding oxaloacetate tautomerase FAHD1, mitochondrial, producing the protein MASSRPLSRFWEWGRNIVCVGRNYAEHAKEMGSAPPREPLFFLKPSSAYVREGSPILRPYYCNNLHHEVELGVVIGKRAQAVSQEAAMEHVAGYALCLDMTARDTQEECKKKGLPWTLAKGFSSSCPVSDFVPKEKIPDPHKLKIWLRVNGKLRQEGETSSMIFSIPYLISYISEIFTLEEGDLILTGSPKGVGSVQVNDEIEAGISDILSMRFKVAQQTRGS; encoded by the coding sequence ATGGCCTCCTCCAGACCCCTCTCCCGCTTCTGGGAGTGGGGCAGGAACATCGTCTGCGTGGGGCGCAACTACGCCGAGCACGCCAAGGAGATGGGGAGCGCGCCGCCCCGGGAGCCCCTCTTCTTCCTCAAGCCCTCCTCGGCCTACGTGCGCGAAGGCTCGCCCATCCTCCGGCCCTACTACTGCAACAACCTGCACCACGAAGTGGAGCTGGGGGTGGTGATCGGGAAGAGAGCCCAGGCCGTGTCCCAGGAGGCTGCCATGGAGCACGTGGCGGGCTATGCCCTGTGCTTGGACATGACGGCCAGGGACACCCAGGAGGAGTGCAAGAAGAAGGGTCTGCCCTGGACCTTGGCCAAGGGCTTCAGTTCGTCATGCCCGGTCAGTGACTTTGTGCCCAAGGAGAAGATCCCAGACCCTCACAAGCTGAAGATCTGGCTCAGGGTGAATGGAAAGCTGAGGCAGGAGGGGGAGACCTCCTCGATGATCTTCTCCATCCCTTACCTGATCAGCTACATCAGCGAAATATTCACCCTGGAAGAAGGGGACTTGATTCTGACGGGGTCTCCCAAAGGAGTTGGGTCAGTGCAGGTCAACGATGAGATAGAGGCTGGGATAAGCGACATCCTCTCCATGCGGTTTAAGGTGGCACAGCAAACGCGTGGATCCTAA